The following coding sequences are from one Thiohalospira halophila DSM 15071 window:
- a CDS encoding helix-turn-helix domain-containing protein yields the protein MYTQTHHGLNTEQPTPTTEMGTHRPPRLDVCLEKALSRYFAELDGHAPNELYRRVLDQVEPPLLETVMIYTRGNQSRASEILGISRGTLRTKLKRYNMA from the coding sequence ATGTATACCCAGACTCACCATGGACTGAATACCGAGCAGCCGACCCCCACCACCGAGATGGGGACCCACCGCCCCCCGCGCCTGGACGTCTGTCTGGAGAAGGCGCTGTCGCGTTACTTCGCCGAACTCGACGGCCACGCCCCCAACGAACTCTACCGCCGGGTACTGGATCAGGTGGAGCCGCCCCTGCTGGAGACGGTGATGATCTACACCCGCGGTAACCAGAGCCGCGCCTCGGAGATCCTCGGCATCAGCCGCGGTACCCTGCGCACCAAGCTCAAGCGCTACAACATGGCCTGA
- a CDS encoding YcaO-like family protein gives MHTTRIPGKDAAPEQTVARVGHSLRGLRIGVRTTGWQRPVPGVWSLHLRARDCGRLFSNGKGTGRRACLASALGEFVERLATGYFFTDYYLAPAAGDFLFHPDERSVDPARWREQCLDPELLAWYDPDGELDAAALHERNSDGDRITALPFTRHRDGATRYFPANILASLYASNGMAAGNTPAEARVQALSEVLERAARATLLAEAAPMPPLPEAIVERYPAVTRALAALRQRGFRPRAVDASAGGRFPVAGVVVRHPRDGGVIASFGAHPDFGVALERATTELLQGRGTHLAGFEAPTFDDAELAEPHNLELHFTDGSGRLGWSNLAGEQDPDFTPWASPGDNEAAFQAMCADLERQGLDVWVADYPELGLPVCRLLVPGLSEVYPREDLLFENHNEGRAFRDAIAAGPELSAAEAGALLARLENGGYSELQPVTGFIGIAADKGSGWSGLTLGELKLRLAATAGDLDALEESLEAARETPRDARRDRAYRALADLLEWHRQGASTRLRPALEWAHGGPALTWAEAALAGSPWEMGTLAVDSPDAGDHRAVLEVYRRVQAARRKG, from the coding sequence TTGCACACAACACGGATCCCCGGCAAGGACGCCGCCCCGGAACAAACCGTCGCCCGCGTGGGCCACAGCCTGCGCGGGCTTCGTATTGGCGTACGCACCACCGGCTGGCAACGACCGGTGCCCGGCGTCTGGTCCCTGCACCTGCGTGCCCGTGACTGCGGGCGCCTGTTCAGTAACGGCAAGGGGACCGGCCGGCGCGCCTGCCTGGCCAGCGCCCTGGGGGAGTTCGTGGAGCGGCTGGCCACCGGCTACTTCTTCACGGACTACTACCTGGCCCCGGCGGCCGGCGACTTCCTCTTCCACCCCGACGAGCGCTCGGTGGACCCGGCGCGCTGGCGCGAGCAGTGCCTGGATCCGGAACTGCTGGCCTGGTACGACCCCGACGGCGAGCTGGATGCGGCCGCGCTGCACGAGCGCAACAGCGACGGCGACCGGATTACCGCGCTGCCCTTTACCCGGCATCGGGACGGGGCCACGCGCTACTTCCCGGCCAATATCCTCGCCTCCCTCTATGCCAGTAACGGCATGGCCGCCGGCAACACCCCGGCGGAGGCGCGGGTCCAGGCGCTCTCCGAGGTGCTGGAACGGGCGGCCCGGGCCACTCTGCTGGCGGAGGCGGCGCCCATGCCGCCGCTGCCGGAGGCCATCGTCGAGCGTTATCCAGCTGTTACCCGGGCGCTGGCGGCATTGCGCCAGCGCGGCTTCCGGCCGAGGGCGGTGGATGCCTCCGCCGGCGGCCGTTTCCCGGTGGCCGGCGTGGTGGTGCGCCACCCGCGGGACGGCGGCGTCATCGCCTCCTTTGGCGCCCACCCGGACTTCGGCGTCGCCCTGGAACGGGCGACCACCGAACTCCTCCAGGGCCGGGGCACGCACCTGGCCGGTTTCGAGGCCCCCACCTTCGACGATGCCGAACTGGCCGAGCCCCACAACCTGGAGCTCCACTTCACCGACGGCAGCGGCCGCCTGGGCTGGAGCAACCTGGCCGGGGAGCAGGACCCCGACTTCACCCCCTGGGCCTCGCCGGGGGACAACGAGGCCGCCTTTCAGGCCATGTGCGCCGACCTGGAACGCCAGGGGCTCGATGTCTGGGTCGCCGACTACCCGGAACTGGGCCTGCCGGTCTGCCGGCTGCTGGTCCCGGGGCTGTCCGAGGTCTACCCGCGGGAGGACCTGCTGTTCGAGAACCATAACGAGGGCCGCGCCTTCCGCGATGCCATCGCCGCCGGCCCCGAACTGTCGGCGGCCGAGGCGGGGGCGCTACTGGCCCGGCTGGAGAACGGCGGCTACAGCGAACTGCAGCCGGTGACCGGTTTCATCGGCATCGCCGCTGACAAGGGCAGCGGCTGGTCCGGCCTGACCCTGGGCGAGCTCAAGCTGCGCCTGGCGGCCACCGCCGGCGACCTCGACGCCCTGGAAGAGAGCCTGGAGGCCGCCCGGGAGACGCCACGGGATGCCCGCCGGGATCGCGCCTACCGCGCCCTGGCGGATCTGCTGGAGTGGCACCGCCAGGGCGCCTCGACCCGGCTGCGGCCGGCCCTGGAATGGGCCCACGGCGGCCCCGCCCTGACCTGGGCGGAGGCAGCGCTGGCGGGCTCCCCCTGGGAGATGGGAACGCTGGCCGTGGACAGCCCCGATGCCGGCGACCACCGCGCCGTCCTCGAAGTCTACCGCCGGGTCCAGGCGGCGCGCCGCAAGGGCTGA